A genomic window from Paenibacillus sp. FSL K6-0276 includes:
- a CDS encoding S66 peptidase family protein, translating into MSNALKLTPGNIVGLIACSDGVRVENLPKVEELIRIMNSFGLEVVMSNTLFRRDGYFSGNPKERATELNRLFKNDEIRAIFDISGGDSANQILEYIDYDNIRLNPKPFFGMSDLSVILNALYTQSNSKSYHFQLMNLVSTNGSEQQAAFYRTFFEGHNDLYDFDFHWVRGNQMSGIVIGGNIRCFMKLAGTSYFPDPSNKILFLESLSGRANKIVSLFAQLQQVKIFDKCAGLILGSFTELESNNEFSIVEEYVKEISPIPIVKTNEIGHGSNSKCIKIGENITL; encoded by the coding sequence ATGAGCAATGCTTTAAAACTCACTCCCGGGAATATAGTAGGACTTATCGCTTGTTCTGATGGTGTGAGAGTAGAGAACCTACCTAAAGTTGAAGAACTAATTAGAATTATGAACTCGTTTGGTCTAGAGGTAGTGATGTCTAACACCTTGTTTAGAAGAGATGGTTATTTCAGCGGTAATCCTAAGGAAAGAGCAACCGAATTAAACCGTCTATTTAAAAATGATGAAATTCGCGCGATTTTTGATATTTCAGGTGGGGATTCCGCCAACCAGATTTTAGAGTATATAGACTACGATAATATCCGATTAAACCCCAAGCCCTTTTTTGGAATGAGTGATTTGTCAGTTATTTTGAACGCTTTATATACGCAAAGTAATTCAAAATCTTATCATTTTCAGTTGATGAATCTAGTTTCTACTAATGGGTCGGAGCAGCAAGCTGCTTTTTATCGAACATTTTTCGAAGGACATAACGATCTTTACGATTTCGACTTTCATTGGGTCCGTGGGAACCAGATGAGTGGGATTGTAATTGGCGGCAATATTCGATGTTTTATGAAGTTAGCAGGAACAAGTTATTTTCCAGACCCTTCGAACAAGATTTTATTCTTAGAGAGTTTAAGTGGTAGAGCTAACAAAATCGTCTCCTTATTTGCCCAGCTTCAGCAAGTTAAAATCTTTGATAAATGTGCTGGACTGATTCTTGGGTCTTTTACTGAACTTGAGAGCAATAATGAATTTTCAATAGTAGAAGAGTATGTGAAGGAGATCAGCCCAATTCCTATCGTTAAGACAAACGAGATCGGGCATGGTAGTAATAGTAAGTGTATTAAAATAGGTGAGAATATTACGTTGTGA
- a CDS encoding LysR family transcriptional regulator produces the protein MNMETLKFFLDIASLKSISKAAQKSHITQSALSQQLKSWENTLGSELFVRSNKGASLTEAGIIAEKYAEQICKLYDDMITEINHLQPTQQELSIYAIPEVCNYALPCTLYEVKKHFPNCHITLNEGASSLVEERLLLEEGDIGFISGPSPKSELSSHMVFSDQVMLVASSTTVCPDKITLNELPKYPLIWSSQLHCVQRTLNDVSVGDLKLNILFNLDSLEAVKLAAIRGHGLAFLPYMSIKKELYSKQLKIIPIDQFQVNNDVYLIKKQTQRCDNDTKQLIRYIEKTLIDTLC, from the coding sequence ATGAATATGGAAACGCTTAAATTTTTTTTAGATATAGCATCGTTAAAAAGTATATCTAAAGCAGCTCAGAAATCTCATATCACCCAATCCGCACTTAGTCAGCAGTTGAAATCTTGGGAGAATACCCTGGGTTCTGAACTTTTTGTGCGAAGTAATAAAGGGGCCAGCCTAACTGAAGCAGGGATTATTGCGGAGAAGTACGCGGAGCAAATCTGTAAATTGTATGATGATATGATCACAGAAATCAATCATTTACAGCCAACACAACAGGAGCTGTCTATTTATGCGATTCCAGAAGTATGTAATTATGCCCTGCCTTGTACCTTATATGAGGTGAAAAAACATTTTCCCAATTGCCATATCACTTTAAATGAAGGGGCATCATCCTTAGTAGAAGAACGTTTACTTCTTGAAGAAGGTGATATCGGCTTTATTTCCGGTCCTTCTCCGAAATCCGAATTAAGCTCCCATATGGTATTTTCAGATCAAGTTATGTTGGTGGCAAGCAGTACGACCGTTTGTCCTGATAAAATCACACTGAATGAGCTCCCCAAATATCCTTTGATTTGGTCCTCACAGCTTCATTGTGTGCAAAGGACTTTAAATGACGTATCTGTGGGGGATCTTAAATTAAATATACTTTTTAATCTGGACTCCCTTGAGGCAGTAAAGCTGGCTGCTATTAGAGGGCATGGTCTCGCCTTTCTCCCCTATATGTCCATAAAAAAAGAGTTGTATAGTAAACAACTCAAGATCATTCCTATTGATCAGTTCCAGGTCAATAACGATGTCTACTTGATAAAGAAACAAACTCAACGCTGTGACAACGATACGAAACAGTTAATTCGGTATATTGAAAAGACTTTAATAGATACTTTGTGCTGA
- a CDS encoding GNAT family N-acetyltransferase — protein MEVMFRNFENSDYDKVCDFLIDLSNDDRTHMNWNWARWEWMFFHPDFDRNFMDKIGLWFCYDDIVGVAIYDHYFGEAFFATKQGFEALKEAILEYAITIFSNEHGLGIAVNDLDTKTLDLLHRWKFVKNDLTENILEITLEQGNLDSITPKGITIKNLDIQNDLYKHQKVLWEGFNNEGPVPTDEATIIKQKVMLSAPNLNPTLHIAAQNENGEYVGYCGLWYSTNTDYAYVEPVCTVPEYRSKGIAKALLSESLNRCYALGAKRAYVISNDSFYKSLSFKQHSHYTFHWHKG, from the coding sequence ATGGAAGTTATGTTTAGGAATTTCGAGAATTCTGATTATGATAAAGTTTGTGATTTTTTGATTGATTTATCAAATGATGACCGCACTCATATGAATTGGAACTGGGCAAGGTGGGAATGGATGTTTTTTCATCCTGACTTTGATAGGAACTTCATGGACAAAATTGGATTGTGGTTTTGCTATGATGATATAGTAGGTGTAGCGATCTATGACCACTACTTTGGCGAAGCATTTTTTGCAACTAAACAAGGATTTGAGGCGCTAAAAGAAGCCATTTTAGAATATGCCATAACTATTTTCAGCAACGAACATGGACTTGGGATCGCAGTGAATGATTTGGATACTAAAACGCTAGACTTATTACACCGTTGGAAATTCGTAAAGAATGATCTGACTGAGAACATCCTTGAAATCACATTGGAGCAGGGAAACCTTGATTCCATAACTCCCAAAGGCATAACAATAAAGAATCTGGATATCCAAAACGACTTATATAAACATCAAAAAGTACTGTGGGAGGGCTTTAACAACGAAGGACCTGTCCCCACCGATGAAGCTACGATTATTAAACAGAAGGTAATGTTGTCGGCACCCAATTTGAATCCTACCTTACATATCGCTGCCCAAAATGAAAACGGGGAATATGTTGGATACTGCGGCTTATGGTATAGTACGAATACAGATTACGCTTATGTTGAACCTGTTTGTACTGTTCCAGAATATCGGTCTAAGGGAATAGCTAAAGCACTGCTTTCAGAATCCTTGAACAGATGCTACGCCTTAGGTGCAAAAAGAGCATACGTTATCTCCAATGATTCTTTTTATAAATCCTTAAGCTTTAAACAGCATTCACATTATACTTTTCATTGGCATAAGGGATAA
- a CDS encoding DUF5071 domain-containing protein has translation MESISSLIKKLSWDTPEEEKEDAIKKLQYIEDEDIHLLLQPISKEYWDGAAETVIRLGYPRVKSILSGLLEWIQDTNWPGAGEIADFLLEIGDPMIPYVKDVLNQHSDDEEWVYRIFYELIDHWNKKQVLQIQEELIKISQEKANDLSALRILLAHSMYSKEVVCEIIQRKKDVLVFELKELHDTHPEIDCEALHKEFFNQQPNVIKQFHEHNKDRFFICNAISNRQEVLREIEIFTAEFLTS, from the coding sequence ATGGAAAGTATATCTAGTTTAATCAAAAAGTTATCATGGGACACACCCGAAGAGGAAAAAGAAGATGCAATTAAGAAACTACAATATATAGAGGATGAGGATATTCATTTGTTACTGCAGCCTATTTCAAAAGAATATTGGGATGGAGCGGCTGAAACAGTCATACGTTTGGGATATCCACGTGTGAAAAGCATATTGTCGGGTTTACTTGAATGGATACAAGATACAAATTGGCCAGGTGCGGGGGAAATAGCTGATTTTTTACTTGAAATAGGGGATCCGATGATTCCATATGTTAAAGATGTACTAAATCAACACAGTGATGATGAAGAATGGGTGTACAGGATTTTTTATGAATTAATTGATCATTGGAATAAGAAACAAGTCCTACAGATTCAAGAAGAATTAATTAAAATTTCACAGGAAAAAGCCAATGACCTATCGGCATTAAGAATCTTATTAGCTCATAGTATGTACTCAAAAGAAGTAGTCTGTGAAATAATCCAGCGCAAAAAAGATGTCCTTGTATTTGAACTCAAGGAACTTCATGATACTCATCCTGAAATTGATTGTGAAGCTCTTCATAAAGAATTCTTCAATCAGCAGCCTAATGTAATTAAACAGTTTCATGAGCACAATAAAGACCGTTTTTTTATATGTAATGCGATATCTAACCGCCAAGAAGTTTTAAGAGAAATAGAAATTTTTACAGCTGAGTTTCTCACTTCATGA
- a CDS encoding YeeE/YedE thiosulfate transporter family protein — MGQTVSPETRSTRTRAPRKPKKSQLPIALLVTVLIIGFGFFLDQAHDKMVVYLLFGISFGVILQRSRFCFTASLRDPCITGSTSVTRAVLIAFSLATIGFTAIKYPAFLQGKPIPGMDNVGQISFALIIGAVLFGIGMVIAGGCASGTLMRVGEGFTMQMLSLVFFVIGSLWGSHDMGWWRANVIKDAPTVFLPDVFGWLGALVVQFLIILLLYIAAVKWQEKKMGSAD; from the coding sequence ATGGGGCAAACCGTAAGTCCCGAAACGAGATCAACCCGTACCAGAGCTCCTAGAAAACCAAAAAAGAGTCAGTTGCCCATCGCATTGTTGGTCACCGTTCTCATTATTGGATTTGGTTTTTTCTTAGACCAAGCCCACGATAAAATGGTTGTCTACCTGCTTTTCGGTATTTCGTTTGGAGTTATTTTGCAAAGATCACGTTTCTGCTTTACCGCATCACTTAGAGATCCATGTATTACAGGCAGCACATCGGTTACAAGAGCTGTACTGATTGCTTTTTCCCTCGCTACGATCGGATTTACGGCCATTAAGTACCCAGCGTTTCTACAAGGTAAACCGATTCCTGGGATGGACAATGTAGGTCAGATCAGCTTCGCATTGATCATTGGTGCTGTATTATTCGGAATTGGCATGGTTATCGCGGGTGGCTGCGCTTCGGGTACATTGATGCGTGTAGGTGAAGGTTTTACGATGCAGATGCTGTCACTTGTATTCTTTGTCATCGGTTCGCTTTGGGGATCACATGATATGGGTTGGTGGAGAGCTAACGTTATAAAGGATGCACCAACTGTATTTTTGCCAGATGTATTTGGTTGGCTTGGGGCACTGGTTGTTCAGTTCCTGATTATTCTACTGTTGTACATCGCTGCAGTTAAATGGCAAGAGAAAAAGATGGGTAGTGCAGATTAG
- a CDS encoding ClbS/DfsB family four-helix bundle protein has product MSTHDYPSKEILKNAIHTAYLSLDHEFEGIENTQKDIRMEGVDRTPVEILAYQLGWLNLVMKWDRDEKAGGTVITPSPDYKWNQLGGLYQSFYHTYATYSLDELRSLFKETEQQWQDWIDFLSDEELFTQGVRKWTGNNPRWPMIKWIHINSVAPFKTFRSKIRKWKKLNLTKEV; this is encoded by the coding sequence ATGTCTACACACGACTACCCATCTAAAGAAATATTGAAAAATGCTATACATACTGCCTATTTGTCTCTTGATCATGAGTTTGAGGGCATTGAGAATACTCAAAAAGACATTCGTATGGAAGGGGTCGATCGTACTCCTGTAGAAATCCTTGCCTATCAATTGGGATGGTTGAACCTTGTGATGAAATGGGATAGGGATGAAAAAGCAGGGGGAACCGTCATTACGCCTTCACCGGACTATAAATGGAATCAACTTGGCGGATTATATCAATCTTTTTATCATACATATGCTACTTACTCATTAGACGAATTAAGATCTTTATTTAAAGAAACAGAACAGCAATGGCAGGACTGGATTGATTTTTTAAGTGATGAAGAACTCTTTACGCAAGGCGTCCGGAAATGGACAGGGAATAATCCGAGATGGCCTATGATCAAATGGATTCATATTAATTCAGTTGCACCGTTCAAGACTTTTCGTTCTAAGATTCGTAAATGGAAAAAACTTAATCTAACTAAGGAAGTATAA
- a CDS encoding NUDIX hydrolase, protein MEMIKYTHLGVYGVLVKNDKVLLIKKARGPHTGKWDFPGGSIEFGEEPYETLKREFWEETGITSLKGLLHDSISYTLVYPYSDTQLEELHHIGIIYNVSLLDSNFELKTGGDGQDSDGAQWIEIEQLNSLELTSFVKKIMLGHY, encoded by the coding sequence ATGGAAATGATAAAATATACTCATCTTGGAGTGTATGGAGTTTTAGTGAAGAACGATAAAGTATTACTTATTAAGAAAGCGAGAGGCCCTCATACAGGCAAGTGGGATTTTCCAGGGGGTTCTATTGAGTTTGGTGAGGAGCCTTATGAAACCCTTAAGAGAGAATTTTGGGAAGAGACCGGGATTACAAGTTTAAAAGGCTTGCTTCATGATTCCATTTCCTATACGTTAGTTTATCCATACAGTGATACTCAGTTAGAAGAATTACACCATATAGGGATCATATATAATGTTTCATTGTTAGATTCAAATTTTGAGCTTAAGACCGGTGGGGACGGCCAAGACTCTGATGGGGCACAGTGGATAGAAATTGAACAATTAAACAGCCTTGAATTAACATCTTTTGTGAAGAAAATAATGCTGGGTCATTATTAA
- a CDS encoding GNAT family N-acetyltransferase has product MNTTNLEIFVAKDQSDVDIFWGLFNSYINELSLHVSMGDDFDLDYFYSDEYREAIEELRTRDINPLNLFLIHKDGTMLGFLMYVTYFDEGGKCFLMEYYLEPAYRGSGYGKAVYSMAEEQAYADGAKYMELTPTNEANESFWRSVGFIKSADVDEDNKYFYRKTLSI; this is encoded by the coding sequence ATGAATACGACCAATTTAGAGATTTTTGTAGCAAAAGATCAATCGGATGTAGATATATTTTGGGGACTTTTTAATAGTTACATTAATGAATTATCTCTCCATGTATCTATGGGTGATGATTTTGACTTGGATTACTTTTATTCAGACGAGTATAGAGAGGCCATTGAAGAGCTTAGAACAAGAGATATAAATCCTTTGAATTTGTTTCTTATACATAAGGACGGTACTATGCTTGGATTTTTAATGTATGTTACTTATTTTGATGAGGGTGGAAAGTGTTTTTTAATGGAGTATTATCTGGAGCCAGCTTACCGTGGGAGTGGTTATGGGAAGGCAGTTTATTCTATGGCTGAAGAGCAGGCTTATGCAGACGGTGCCAAGTACATGGAGTTGACTCCAACTAATGAGGCGAATGAAAGTTTTTGGAGAAGTGTTGGGTTCATAAAGTCTGCTGATGTGGATGAGGATAATAAATATTTTTATCGAAAGACGCTTAGTATTTAA
- a CDS encoding YeeE/YedE thiosulfate transporter family protein, producing the protein MNEFWLKISSNRFYKRLLKEPFTYVTGAVLLAVFATAHLAVFSKGWGVTSAFADWGAWLYRLAGGNVDQWAYFSSEKAQKTLSSGFLNDGGSIRNVGIILGALAATLFASEFKLKKIKSKKQVVAAVLGGLLMGYGARLANGCNIGALFTAIASLSLSGWIFGLFLLVGAFIGSKLLAKFFM; encoded by the coding sequence GTGAACGAATTCTGGTTGAAGATATCGTCTAACCGCTTTTACAAGCGCTTGCTCAAAGAACCGTTTACTTATGTAACTGGAGCTGTACTTCTCGCTGTGTTTGCTACAGCACATCTGGCCGTTTTCTCTAAAGGATGGGGAGTAACTAGCGCTTTTGCAGATTGGGGAGCTTGGTTGTATCGATTAGCAGGCGGAAATGTAGATCAATGGGCATATTTTAGTTCGGAAAAAGCACAAAAAACATTATCTTCCGGATTTTTGAATGATGGTGGATCCATTCGAAATGTAGGGATTATCTTAGGTGCATTAGCAGCGACTTTGTTTGCTTCCGAATTCAAGCTGAAGAAAATTAAGTCCAAAAAGCAGGTTGTAGCAGCGGTACTTGGTGGTTTGCTCATGGGGTACGGAGCTAGACTGGCTAATGGTTGTAATATAGGTGCATTGTTTACGGCTATAGCCTCTTTATCGCTTTCAGGATGGATTTTTGGATTGTTTCTGCTGGTTGGTGCATTTATAGGCAGTAAATTATTAGCCAAATTCTTTATGTGA
- a CDS encoding TlpA disulfide reductase family protein — MQKPSIIVSTFILLITLSSIIFVVVNNSSKPIKSPENIELKELSNGNKIQVNFSEKPTVFVFFTSWCPYCNDDAPKIVSLYEKYKDRVNIYGINLLYQDDLSEVEQYVEDYNINYPVLLDETGDLHKHFGEQAFPALFFMNSDGKVMDQIIGSTDFDAIESSFKIFIKNYD; from the coding sequence TTGCAGAAACCATCTATTATTGTAAGTACATTTATATTATTGATTACATTAAGTTCGATTATATTTGTCGTGGTAAACAACTCTTCCAAACCCATTAAGAGTCCTGAGAACATTGAACTAAAAGAGTTGTCGAATGGAAACAAAATACAAGTGAACTTCTCGGAGAAACCAACGGTATTCGTATTTTTCACCTCATGGTGTCCATATTGTAATGACGATGCTCCTAAGATTGTCTCATTGTATGAGAAATATAAAGATAGAGTGAACATTTACGGAATTAATTTGCTTTATCAAGATGATCTTTCTGAAGTAGAACAATATGTGGAGGATTACAACATTAATTATCCCGTTCTCCTAGACGAAACAGGCGATCTCCATAAACATTTTGGTGAACAAGCTTTTCCTGCGTTGTTTTTTATGAACTCTGATGGCAAGGTTATGGATCAAATTATTGGCTCGACTGATTTTGACGCTATTGAGAGCTCGTTTAAGATTTTTATTAAAAACTATGATTAA
- a CDS encoding serine hydrolase domain-containing protein: MTTKRIQTIEKIFNKTTSSKQIHEGVLFVENTNSDFSYSKGYGGRDIDSPLLMASITKLFTTTCILALLEKGELSLDDKLTKYFDNELLSNIHVYGGKDYSFDLTLSDLLFQISGLPDVFEEGINSAKSRAVEEDYYTTFSEQVVLIKNLKPHFAPRTKRKAYYADINFDMLGEIIEKATNTTLAEAYKKYIFEPLALQSTYLPEHENDFIPNIYYKDKSIYRPKVIRSSRASGGCITTARELMIFIKAFFGGKLFNKALFEKLSASNKLQASMGPIYYGSGYMRIPMDGLITLFMGKGELMGHSGSTGSFAFYYPVKDLFIVGDLNQMGNAALPIRLSMKLAMMTK; encoded by the coding sequence ATGACAACCAAAAGAATACAAACCATTGAAAAGATCTTTAATAAAACCACAAGTTCTAAACAAATTCATGAAGGAGTCCTATTTGTAGAGAACACTAATAGCGACTTCTCTTACAGCAAGGGATATGGGGGGAGGGATATTGACTCCCCTTTGCTAATGGCTAGCATTACCAAGTTATTTACTACTACCTGTATTTTAGCTTTACTAGAGAAAGGCGAACTTTCCTTGGATGATAAACTTACAAAGTATTTTGATAATGAGCTGTTAAGTAATATCCATGTGTATGGTGGCAAGGATTATTCTTTTGATCTGACCCTGTCTGATTTGTTGTTTCAGATCAGTGGGTTACCGGATGTGTTTGAGGAAGGTATAAATAGTGCTAAGAGTCGTGCCGTTGAGGAGGATTATTACACAACCTTCAGTGAGCAGGTGGTGCTGATAAAGAACCTGAAGCCACATTTTGCTCCTCGAACTAAGCGAAAAGCATACTATGCCGATATAAACTTTGACATGCTTGGTGAAATCATTGAGAAAGCAACAAATACAACATTAGCTGAAGCGTATAAGAAATACATATTTGAACCACTAGCACTCCAAAGTACATATCTCCCTGAACATGAAAATGATTTTATACCGAATATCTATTACAAGGATAAATCTATTTACCGCCCCAAAGTGATTAGGAGTAGTCGTGCGAGTGGAGGCTGTATCACCACAGCTCGTGAATTAATGATATTTATTAAGGCCTTCTTTGGAGGCAAGCTGTTTAATAAAGCGTTATTTGAAAAACTATCGGCATCTAATAAGCTTCAAGCATCCATGGGACCTATCTATTATGGCAGCGGCTATATGAGGATCCCTATGGATGGGTTGATCACGCTGTTTATGGGGAAGGGCGAGTTAATGGGGCACTCCGGCTCAACAGGGTCTTTTGCTTTTTATTACCCGGTTAAAGATTTATTTATAGTGGGGGATTTGAACCAGATGGGCAATGCTGCATTACCTATTAGACTATCCATGAAGCTTGCTATGATGACGAAATGA
- a CDS encoding DUF3024 domain-containing protein: MLDSFTKKRIEKILSTYIEAKVPKHISNQIKLNYKFKGNSVTLNEERPAFMSDKWVEMPIAQFRFEEHKWKIYWRDSKKKWHFVDDFAPQDDFEKQLEIVDNDSRGMFWG; this comes from the coding sequence ATGCTGGATTCATTCACTAAAAAGAGAATTGAAAAGATACTGTCAACTTACATTGAAGCGAAGGTACCAAAACACATTAGTAATCAAATTAAACTTAATTATAAGTTCAAAGGAAATAGCGTTACATTAAATGAAGAAAGACCGGCGTTTATGAGCGATAAATGGGTAGAAATGCCCATCGCGCAATTTCGATTTGAAGAACATAAGTGGAAAATATATTGGAGAGACAGCAAGAAAAAATGGCATTTTGTCGATGATTTTGCCCCCCAAGATGATTTTGAAAAACAGTTGGAAATCGTTGATAACGATAGTAGAGGGATGTTCTGGGGTTAA
- a CDS encoding FAD-dependent oxidoreductase, which produces MEKKTEQYDVVIIGGGAAGLTAGIYCGRAKLKTLLLEKSLVGGLATYTNEIENYPGFPEGTTGTDLMGLFHKQAKKFGVDFKMTDVKSVSVAEDIKIVETFRVRYECKVIIIASGGKPRITGAANEDMFLYDKGISFCATCDAAANTGKTVMVVGSGDAAIEEGMFLTKFADKVIVSVMHDYGKMDCNEIAKTQALENPKMEFMWNTVVSSFEGEERLNSVVLKNLKANELQNVKVDSCFLFIGYTPNTEILTGVVDLNRSGYVRVNEKMETNIPGVFAAGDVCDKFLKQVATAVGDGAIAGYGAEKYISECETYEHQILNQGKPSVVYLWNATDPSCRELLPLIEGFEQTHSDVRVTKVDVYKSPGLAAKLGIDSVPSIVYLDDGKIQRVITEKISDEVLNTLTN; this is translated from the coding sequence ATGGAAAAGAAGACAGAACAGTATGATGTCGTCATTATCGGTGGCGGGGCCGCTGGATTAACAGCGGGAATCTATTGTGGACGAGCAAAATTAAAAACACTTCTCTTGGAAAAATCGTTGGTAGGCGGTCTTGCGACTTATACTAATGAAATAGAAAATTATCCTGGTTTTCCTGAAGGAACGACCGGAACAGACCTTATGGGACTATTTCATAAGCAAGCCAAAAAATTTGGTGTGGATTTCAAAATGACAGATGTAAAATCTGTCTCGGTAGCGGAAGATATAAAAATAGTGGAAACCTTTCGAGTTCGTTATGAGTGCAAGGTCATTATCATAGCCAGTGGGGGAAAACCAAGAATCACAGGAGCAGCTAATGAGGATATGTTCTTATATGATAAAGGAATCTCTTTCTGTGCAACCTGTGACGCTGCAGCAAATACGGGAAAGACGGTTATGGTTGTTGGAAGTGGTGATGCAGCTATTGAAGAAGGAATGTTTCTGACCAAGTTTGCAGATAAAGTTATCGTTTCTGTCATGCATGATTATGGCAAAATGGATTGTAATGAAATTGCTAAAACTCAGGCACTGGAAAATCCTAAAATGGAATTCATGTGGAACACAGTGGTAAGTTCATTCGAAGGTGAAGAACGCTTGAATTCCGTCGTCCTGAAAAATTTAAAAGCTAATGAACTGCAAAACGTAAAGGTTGATTCATGTTTCTTATTTATTGGATATACGCCGAACACAGAAATCTTAACAGGTGTAGTAGATTTGAATCGAAGTGGCTACGTACGTGTCAATGAGAAAATGGAAACGAATATACCTGGTGTGTTCGCGGCAGGAGATGTATGTGATAAGTTCCTTAAGCAAGTGGCTACGGCTGTCGGAGATGGTGCCATTGCAGGGTATGGTGCAGAGAAGTATATCTCTGAATGTGAGACCTATGAACATCAAATTCTAAATCAAGGCAAACCATCCGTTGTCTATTTATGGAATGCAACCGATCCTTCCTGTCGGGAGTTATTACCTCTAATTGAGGGTTTTGAACAAACCCATTCTGATGTCAGGGTTACAAAGGTAGATGTATATAAGTCACCCGGACTTGCTGCCAAGCTAGGAATAGATTCAGTACCTTCTATTGTCTATCTAGATGATGGAAAGATCCAAAGGGTAATTACAGAGAAGATAAGTGATGAAGTACTGAACACTCTTACTAATTGA
- a CDS encoding sulfurtransferase TusA family protein — MAEFTLDCMGEACPVPLMRTEKKMTELNVGDVLVVAIDHSCAMKNVPEWARKQGHNVEIEEVDDGEWEVVIEKIK, encoded by the coding sequence ATGGCTGAATTTACACTTGATTGCATGGGAGAAGCTTGTCCGGTTCCGTTAATGAGAACAGAAAAGAAAATGACTGAACTCAATGTAGGTGATGTACTAGTAGTGGCTATAGATCATAGCTGCGCAATGAAGAACGTACCAGAATGGGCGAGAAAACAGGGACATAATGTGGAAATCGAAGAGGTTGATGATGGTGAATGGGAAGTTGTTATTGAGAAGATAAAATAG
- a CDS encoding sulfurtransferase TusA family protein: protein MIEIDCLGEICPVPVMMLKKHQKAIQKGEKVMLVTDHSCAKVSITDYCRGSNLKCSIQEVINGVWEITIET from the coding sequence ATGATTGAAATTGATTGTTTGGGGGAAATCTGCCCAGTACCTGTAATGATGTTAAAAAAACATCAAAAAGCCATTCAGAAAGGTGAAAAGGTGATGCTAGTTACTGATCATAGCTGCGCAAAAGTTTCCATCACTGATTACTGTCGTGGTTCAAATTTAAAATGTTCCATTCAAGAAGTGATTAATGGAGTCTGGGAAATAACTATTGAGACTTAG